A portion of the Acidihalobacter yilgarnensis genome contains these proteins:
- a CDS encoding sensor histidine kinase has translation MEGTIAGLSASVEAITPEMAIIEVSNLFLSDPLNDVLSLPIVSKNGQIIGSISRYQLMRIFFRPYGRELFGKRPVQSFMNSVPLVVDLEQSIEQAAQHVTQHITAPVTEDFIVCEHGRYHGIGRVIDLLQAMESRVRRHSQELSQAYSRLKASQGQLIQSEKMASLGQMVAGLAHEINTPLGYVRNNVELVGAALRSAGYALDILNRVASTTETPEPLAEACRHALTFEQDYGLEDTTGLLEDTLYGVQQISELVANLKTFSRLDQAKLAAISIADSLDSALMIARHLLKSRIEIIKEYGETPLVECSPSQINQVFLNLLTNAAQAIPGNGRIAVRTYVENAYVVASLQDTGVGMGPELIKRIFDPFFTTKDVGQGTGLGLSISYQIIKQHGGYIRVASKPGKGTRFAIGLPIPAAAANTSPTAVRHQGTSHG, from the coding sequence GTGGAAGGAACCATAGCCGGTCTGTCAGCCTCCGTAGAGGCGATTACGCCTGAGATGGCAATCATCGAAGTCAGCAATCTCTTTCTTAGCGATCCGCTGAACGATGTTCTGTCATTACCGATCGTCTCGAAAAATGGGCAGATCATCGGCAGCATCAGCCGGTATCAGCTCATGCGGATATTCTTCAGGCCCTACGGCCGAGAACTATTCGGCAAACGCCCGGTTCAGAGCTTCATGAACTCAGTGCCATTGGTGGTTGACCTCGAACAATCAATCGAACAAGCGGCGCAACACGTTACCCAGCACATTACAGCTCCCGTAACGGAGGATTTTATCGTCTGCGAACACGGTCGATACCACGGTATTGGTCGTGTGATCGATTTATTGCAAGCGATGGAATCACGCGTGCGTCGCCACTCGCAGGAATTATCGCAAGCATATAGTCGACTCAAGGCATCACAAGGGCAATTGATTCAATCCGAAAAAATGGCTTCGCTAGGGCAAATGGTTGCTGGCCTCGCACATGAGATCAACACACCGCTAGGATATGTTCGCAATAACGTTGAACTCGTGGGCGCCGCACTCCGATCAGCAGGATACGCACTCGACATACTCAACCGCGTCGCATCCACCACTGAGACGCCTGAGCCACTCGCCGAAGCTTGCCGGCACGCATTAACCTTCGAACAGGACTATGGCCTGGAAGATACAACTGGCCTGCTTGAGGATACCCTGTACGGCGTCCAGCAAATATCCGAGCTGGTTGCGAATCTAAAGACATTCAGTCGCTTGGACCAAGCGAAACTCGCGGCCATATCGATTGCAGACTCACTGGATAGCGCGCTGATGATTGCTCGCCATTTACTCAAGAGTCGCATTGAAATCATCAAGGAATACGGCGAAACCCCACTGGTCGAATGCTCTCCCTCCCAGATTAATCAGGTATTCCTCAACCTGCTCACCAATGCGGCCCAAGCGATCCCCGGCAACGGCCGCATTGCTGTGCGCACCTATGTCGAGAACGCATATGTCGTCGCCAGCCTACAAGATACCGGTGTCGGCATGGGGCCAGAATTGATCAAGCGCATATTCGACCCATTTTTCACCACCAAGGACGTAGGACAAGGGACGGGACTGGGGCTTTCCATCAGTTACCAGATCATCAAGCAACATGGCGGTTATATACGCGTAGCATCCAAACCCGGGAAGGGTACGCGTTTCGCAATCGGCCTCCCCATCCCTGCCGCAGCAGCCAATACCTCGCCCACCGCTGTCAGACACCAGGGAACTTCACATGGGTGA
- a CDS encoding response regulator, whose protein sequence is MGEANLLLVDDETRVLRSLKMLLKNQYQIHTAESGQQALQILQTHPIDVLVTDQRMPELSGVELLREAHKLYPDTMRILLTGYSDLNAIISSINEGEIYRFINKPWDPEHLRHTIAKAARIARSTASDRSAPKPVNIKDVSPTQARPRILVLDTDPDTAVLVRALTGSQAEVQDSRSLSEALKILANEDIAILVSELKLNDKDLSPALKALKRFNPATLALVVTAFKDSSSLIELINQAQIHRLLPKPLSRTLLERGLNHCLTHHRHLKQNPGLKERHTVEAMPNQDDTGLITGFVDKLRRRFRTA, encoded by the coding sequence ATGGGTGAAGCGAATCTTCTGTTAGTGGATGATGAAACACGCGTGCTTCGCTCACTAAAGATGTTGCTCAAGAATCAATATCAGATTCATACCGCGGAATCCGGGCAACAAGCACTTCAGATATTGCAGACCCATCCAATCGACGTACTCGTGACCGATCAACGCATGCCTGAATTGAGCGGTGTCGAGCTATTGCGTGAAGCACATAAGCTATATCCAGACACGATGCGTATCCTCTTAACCGGCTACTCCGATCTAAACGCCATTATCAGCTCCATAAACGAAGGCGAAATTTACAGATTTATCAACAAACCATGGGACCCAGAACATCTTAGGCACACCATCGCAAAGGCTGCCCGAATTGCGCGCTCCACTGCATCGGATAGAAGCGCCCCCAAACCAGTAAATATCAAGGATGTGTCTCCTACACAAGCGCGCCCTAGAATACTGGTCCTAGATACCGACCCCGATACCGCAGTGCTGGTGCGGGCGCTCACGGGTAGCCAAGCCGAAGTACAAGATAGCCGATCACTTTCAGAGGCACTCAAGATTCTTGCCAATGAAGATATCGCCATTCTAGTCAGCGAACTCAAACTCAACGACAAAGACCTTTCTCCTGCGCTCAAAGCGCTCAAACGCTTCAACCCCGCCACCTTGGCCTTGGTTGTCACTGCGTTCAAAGACAGCTCATCTCTGATCGAATTAATCAACCAAGCGCAGATCCATCGACTACTCCCAAAACCGCTTAGCCGCACCTTGCTAGAGCGCGGACTCAATCATTGCCTGACACATCATCGGCATCTCAAACAAAATCCCGGACTGAAAGAACGGCATACGGTCGAAGCCATGCCCAACCAAGACGACACTGGGCTCATCACAGGCTTCGTCGATAAATTGCGGCGGCGTTTTCGTACCGCCTGA
- a CDS encoding CHASE2 domain-containing serine/threonine-protein kinase — protein sequence MGRNATGESLWNKDWLWALAIILVITLLSGLGQFRGLDEILFTTFTRLTPATPTPRIDIIAIDKRSLKSLGQWPWPRSSIARLLNIADAGKPKVIAITLPLNTPQVTPGLEALDRLNQLFKTEGLDGWTATISRIGHQLPAAEANSLVHLGTTLSRFARQLRADKDKLNQDLSLTQSLAAIHNVDLIFTYAPGVTQGNPDTPLPALLAKNRFPPNASRMNLISPPTAYTLNLPLPQFLQHALGIGAIGGQTLGWNRFTGMPLAVSYYGQTLPSLALLVAMQSLNLGATDVHYLPGKGLRLGSLLIRTDDTLRIHPRVYRGAHGRAAFNTYSFADVLNGNVDPNVFRDKILLIGPVGMAQGGVPAETRLGLLADAISSILNQDPYYTPPWVKYVLLAAWGFSALYLTWLLPLLGNRLAGALTASLIIALGAASFYPLYTRGIWYSPTGPALLLFSGYWLIMLKRRLFNGQGLLPGSNANLENLRVLGLAFQSQGQLDLAFDRFRHLPINEQSLELLYSLALDFERKRRFDKAKTVYEYIARHRRHYRDIRERMKRTQTLSEISLAPHPSNGDTPGNGGTLILHHSGVQKPMLGRYEVEQEIGRGAMSTVYEGKDPKIGRRVAIKTLPLSTEFQGEELEQVKARFYREAETAGQLSHPNIVTIFDAGEEDDVAYIAMEYLHGRNLTHFVGKAGLLPVSSVLEIVAKCALALDYAHRHQVIHRDVKPANIVYNIDTGDVKLTDFGIARITDASKTRTGVIMGTPSYMSPEQLAGRKLDGRSDLFSLGITCFQLLTGAPPFHADTMATLMYKITNEAHPGLNALRDDLAPCVSPIINKVLQKNPDKRFQTGRELANQLLRCARDIREQMA from the coding sequence ATCGCAGATGCCGGAAAACCCAAGGTCATCGCAATCACCTTACCGCTGAACACACCCCAGGTGACGCCAGGGCTAGAGGCACTGGACCGGCTCAATCAGCTCTTCAAAACAGAAGGTCTAGACGGCTGGACGGCAACCATTTCACGTATCGGACACCAGCTACCAGCTGCCGAAGCGAACAGCCTCGTCCACCTCGGCACCACATTGAGTCGCTTTGCAAGACAGCTCCGCGCAGACAAAGACAAACTGAATCAGGATCTGAGCCTGACCCAAAGCCTGGCGGCGATCCATAACGTGGATCTAATTTTCACATACGCGCCCGGCGTCACTCAGGGCAACCCCGATACGCCGCTTCCAGCGCTACTGGCGAAGAATAGATTCCCCCCAAACGCGTCGCGGATGAATCTAATCTCACCGCCTACCGCCTACACGCTCAATCTGCCGCTACCGCAATTCCTCCAACATGCATTGGGCATCGGCGCCATTGGCGGGCAGACTCTCGGATGGAACCGATTCACGGGCATGCCTCTTGCCGTCAGTTACTATGGGCAAACTCTACCGAGTCTCGCCCTACTCGTTGCAATGCAAAGCCTCAATCTTGGCGCTACGGATGTTCATTACCTGCCAGGAAAGGGCCTCAGATTAGGGTCGCTCTTGATCCGTACGGATGACACGCTACGTATCCACCCACGCGTATACCGAGGCGCCCACGGCAGAGCGGCCTTCAATACTTATAGTTTCGCCGATGTGCTCAACGGAAACGTCGATCCCAACGTATTTCGCGACAAAATCCTGCTAATAGGCCCGGTTGGGATGGCGCAGGGAGGGGTCCCAGCTGAAACACGTCTCGGTTTACTGGCCGATGCGATTTCAAGCATCCTCAATCAGGATCCCTATTACACCCCCCCTTGGGTGAAATACGTGCTTTTGGCTGCCTGGGGATTCTCCGCACTCTACCTCACCTGGCTATTGCCGCTGCTGGGTAATCGACTTGCCGGCGCGCTGACCGCATCCCTCATAATCGCCCTGGGTGCAGCCAGTTTCTACCCTCTTTATACACGCGGCATCTGGTACTCGCCGACCGGGCCGGCTCTTCTCCTTTTCTCCGGCTACTGGCTGATCATGCTCAAACGTCGCCTGTTCAACGGACAGGGATTGCTACCAGGTTCGAACGCCAATCTTGAGAATTTGAGGGTTCTCGGCCTCGCGTTCCAGAGTCAAGGCCAGCTCGACCTCGCATTCGACCGATTCCGCCATCTGCCTATCAATGAACAATCGCTCGAACTGTTATACAGTCTAGCCTTGGATTTCGAGCGCAAACGCCGCTTCGACAAGGCCAAAACCGTCTACGAATACATCGCGCGGCATCGCCGTCACTACCGCGACATTCGCGAGCGCATGAAGCGCACACAAACGCTAAGTGAAATCAGTCTAGCGCCGCACCCCAGCAATGGTGACACCCCAGGTAACGGAGGCACGCTCATCCTGCATCACAGCGGCGTGCAGAAGCCGATGCTTGGCCGGTACGAAGTCGAGCAAGAAATCGGGCGAGGTGCCATGAGTACCGTCTACGAGGGCAAAGACCCCAAAATTGGGCGTAGGGTCGCGATTAAGACCCTACCGCTTTCGACCGAATTCCAGGGCGAAGAGCTAGAGCAAGTCAAGGCGCGTTTTTACCGCGAGGCCGAGACTGCAGGCCAACTCAGCCATCCGAACATCGTGACTATATTTGACGCCGGGGAAGAGGACGACGTTGCCTATATCGCAATGGAATATCTCCATGGCCGAAACCTAACGCACTTCGTGGGCAAAGCAGGCCTGCTGCCCGTCTCAAGCGTCCTCGAAATCGTCGCCAAATGTGCATTAGCGCTGGATTATGCGCACCGTCATCAGGTCATACATCGTGACGTAAAGCCCGCCAACATCGTCTACAACATCGATACTGGCGACGTCAAACTGACCGATTTTGGTATCGCCCGCATCACGGATGCCAGCAAAACGCGTACAGGTGTCATCATGGGCACACCTTCTTATATGTCGCCAGAGCAACTTGCCGGCCGAAAACTCGATGGCAGATCGGACCTGTTTTCGCTGGGCATCACCTGTTTCCAGCTACTCACCGGCGCACCGCCGTTCCATGCTGACACCATGGCCACATTGATGTACAAAATCACCAATGAAGCCCATCCTGGATTGAATGCGCTGCGTGACGATTTAGCCCCTTGCGTCAGCCCCATCATCAACAAGGTATTGCAGAAAAATCCGGATAAACGATTTCAAACTGGGCGGGAATTGGCCAATCAACTGCTGCGTTGTGCCCGCGATATCAGGGAGCAGATGGCATGA
- a CDS encoding enoyl-ACP reductase FabI gives MGFLAGKRALVTGIASDRSIAWGIAQAMQREGAELALTYPNERLKERVEKFAGACGAQVVLPCDVSTDESIDELFVQLGKHWDYFDILVHSIAYAPKEQLEGDFLENITRDGFRIAHDISSYSLTALAKGARQLMSGRNGAIVTLSYLGAERAMPNYNIMGLAKASLEANVKYLAYTLGEEGTRVNAVSAGPIRTLAAAGISDFRRMLEKVEQSAPLRKNVSTEEVGNAAAFLCSDLASGITGEILYVDAGYNIVGLGA, from the coding sequence ATGGGATTTCTAGCCGGCAAGCGCGCATTGGTGACAGGCATTGCCAGTGACCGATCCATCGCATGGGGTATCGCGCAAGCGATGCAAAGAGAAGGCGCCGAACTTGCCCTCACCTACCCCAATGAACGCCTTAAGGAAAGGGTCGAAAAATTCGCGGGCGCCTGTGGCGCTCAGGTCGTACTGCCTTGTGATGTATCGACCGATGAGTCGATTGACGAGCTCTTCGTTCAGTTGGGAAAGCACTGGGACTATTTCGACATACTGGTTCATTCGATTGCATATGCGCCCAAGGAACAACTCGAAGGCGATTTCCTCGAAAATATCACGCGGGATGGCTTTAGGATTGCTCACGATATCAGTTCATACAGCCTGACAGCTCTCGCCAAGGGCGCACGTCAATTGATGAGTGGACGCAACGGCGCCATAGTAACGCTGAGCTATCTCGGTGCTGAGCGCGCCATGCCTAACTACAACATTATGGGTCTTGCCAAGGCCAGCTTGGAAGCGAATGTGAAATATCTCGCTTATACGCTCGGGGAAGAGGGGACACGGGTGAACGCTGTATCGGCTGGCCCAATACGAACCCTCGCGGCTGCAGGCATTAGCGATTTTCGCCGAATGCTGGAAAAAGTCGAACAGAGCGCCCCATTGAGAAAGAATGTCAGCACAGAGGAAGTGGGCAATGCCGCAGCTTTTCTATGCTCTGACCTCGCATCAGGCATCACAGGCGAGATCCTTTATGTGGATGCCGGCTATAACATAGTTGGACTTGGGGCCTGA
- a CDS encoding Stp1/IreP family PP2C-type Ser/Thr phosphatase yields the protein MNLDGLFEWGFATDTGRVRSNNEDALAVDANLGVFILADGMGGHKGGEVASSLAVASLLNRLKLTLPPLKPGQLDEELGYTRESIAIREAVIHANKAIHEAAQEQPQYEGMGTTLVVAVFYDNRLSIAHVGDSRIYRLRNDQLEQITSDHTMLQELIDRGFYTEEEAQRSMHRNLVTRALGVEASVAVDIQEELVLPGDLYLLCSDGLHDLVDDAHLAERLSACEDLTDCAQTLVDDANTKGGKDNISLILARPIGDFPGQRRWYNRLSSWFR from the coding sequence ATGAATCTAGATGGATTGTTCGAATGGGGCTTCGCCACCGATACTGGCCGTGTACGCAGTAACAACGAGGACGCACTAGCCGTTGATGCCAACTTAGGCGTCTTTATTCTGGCGGATGGTATGGGTGGGCACAAAGGAGGCGAAGTCGCCAGCAGCCTTGCGGTCGCGAGTTTGCTCAACCGGCTCAAGCTGACACTCCCTCCCCTGAAACCGGGTCAACTCGACGAAGAACTTGGCTATACCCGCGAAAGTATCGCAATCCGCGAGGCCGTCATCCATGCCAACAAGGCGATCCACGAAGCAGCCCAGGAACAACCCCAATATGAAGGCATGGGCACAACTCTGGTAGTCGCTGTCTTCTACGATAACCGCCTGAGTATTGCCCATGTCGGCGACTCAAGGATTTATCGCTTGCGTAACGATCAATTGGAGCAGATCACCAGCGACCACACCATGCTACAAGAACTGATCGATCGCGGCTTTTACACAGAAGAAGAAGCGCAACGATCCATGCACCGTAATCTGGTGACCCGTGCACTGGGCGTTGAGGCCAGTGTTGCCGTCGACATCCAAGAAGAACTGGTATTGCCAGGAGATCTCTATCTTCTGTGTTCGGATGGATTGCACGACCTTGTGGACGACGCCCATCTTGCAGAGCGACTCTCGGCTTGCGAGGATTTAACGGACTGTGCGCAAACACTGGTCGATGATGCAAATACCAAGGGTGGCAAGGACAATATCTCACTCATCTTAGCCCGACCAATCGGCGATTTTCCTGGTCAACGACGATGGTACAACCGGCTAAGTAGCTGGTTCCGTTAG
- a CDS encoding FHA domain-containing protein: MMAKLILSRDMHVLEEFPLEKECMTIGRKPDNDIQVNDRAISGYHCQIITVLNDSFLEDLQSTNGTFVNTRRITKYALRDGDLINLGTHQLQYANEFAGAESGNTEYDKTMILQTDPPKQNLIEQVQKPSLGITPPISPLTAQVQKTHASLEILNGSNKGKRYEVTRAMTTLGKPGSQVAVITRRGRNFVIIGVEADTAGQYPSLNGEPVSVRSMSLSDEDQIEIGGIRMIFHLT, from the coding sequence ATGATGGCGAAACTCATCCTTTCACGCGACATGCATGTACTCGAGGAATTCCCTCTCGAAAAAGAATGCATGACCATCGGTCGCAAGCCGGACAACGATATTCAGGTCAACGACCGCGCCATCAGCGGCTATCACTGCCAGATCATCACCGTGCTCAACGATTCTTTTCTTGAAGACCTTCAGAGCACCAACGGCACCTTCGTCAATACGCGCAGAATCACCAAATATGCCCTCCGCGATGGAGATCTCATCAATCTGGGTACACACCAGCTTCAATACGCCAACGAATTCGCCGGTGCAGAGTCTGGCAATACCGAATATGACAAAACGATGATTCTGCAAACTGATCCGCCCAAACAGAACCTCATAGAGCAAGTACAGAAGCCTAGTTTGGGCATAACGCCACCCATCTCGCCTTTAACCGCACAAGTGCAGAAAACGCATGCATCGTTGGAGATACTCAACGGCTCCAACAAAGGAAAGCGATACGAAGTGACGCGTGCGATGACCACTCTCGGAAAACCCGGCAGCCAGGTCGCCGTGATTACACGGCGCGGGCGCAATTTCGTCATCATCGGGGTGGAAGCTGATACCGCGGGCCAATATCCAAGCCTCAATGGAGAACCTGTCAGTGTCCGCTCAATGTCCCTGTCAGATGAAGATCAGATCGAGATAGGCGGTATTCGCATGATCTTCCACCTCACGTAA